The following is a genomic window from Xenopus laevis strain J_2021 chromosome 2L, Xenopus_laevis_v10.1, whole genome shotgun sequence.
GTGGCTGGGAGAAGGGTGTTTACACCCCCTGCCATGGAGAGTCCTCATTGTCGCCtgtaaaatttaaaagttttctctgttttttttttctttctatatctCAAATGTTtcctgttaaaggaattgttcagtgtaaaagtaaaaactgggtaaataggctgtgcaaaatgaacaatgtctctaatatagttagccaagaatgtaatgtataaaggctggagtgactggatgtgtaacataatagccacaacactgcttcctgctttgcagctctataactctgagttagtcagcgactttaagggggggccacatgggacataactgttcaatgagtttgtaattgatcctcagcatgcaggtcagattctaaagcaaaccgttatgacccatgttATTggttctgcctggtaaccaatcagtggaaaccaagagagctgaaaagcaggaagtcattggagcagctgggaaacttacaatatgtctagccccgtgtaagattttaaaattaaatataaaaaaatcagtttgctcttttacacatttcagtgcagaattctgctggagcagcactatttactgatgcgttatgaaaaaaatgttttcccatgacagtatccctttaaatgcatgaAAGCCTCACCACAAGACTCACAAGCAAATGCTCATATGTAAAAGCCcttacagtgtttttttaaaatgtataaggaATTGACTTGGAGAAAGGAAAAGCAAATATCGATGGTTTAACGAAAAGGGAGCAGAATTGCAGGCCCTGTGGCACACTTTTTCACTCTTTCTATTCTTACTGATAGATTGATATGATCCTTTTGTTTAATGTCTGGCTGCTTATTTTACAGGAAGAAGTTCGTCAGACTGTGAACTCCACAGAGCCAGTTCAGTACTACTTTACTCTAGCGCAGCAGCCAACAGCTGTACAAGTGCAAGGACAAACCGCTGCTCAGCAGACTACATCCTCCACCACCACCCTCCAGCCTGGTCAGATCATCATAGCTCAGCCACAGCAAGGCCAGGTCAGATTGCCATGCAAAgatagttaaaataaaaaagaattgtcAACTCTTTGTCAGCAACAGAGAGAGATTCTAACtaaagcaaagtgcaaaatgttgcATAAGACACCCAACTCCAAACTGTTTTGTGTCTATATAGTATGGAGCTTCCAGAAGCACCACATGGACATTATCACATTGACAGGGTAGAGTTCtgaaggttaaagggattctgtcgtgatttttatgatgtagtttttatttctattttacactgcaaataattccctctacaatatagaatttcattcttgaaccagcaagtgcattttttcttagtggtaatattggtgtgtaggcagccatctcaggtcgttttgcctggtcatgtgctttcagaaagagccagcactttaggatagaactgctttctggcaggttgtttcacctactcaatgtagctgagagtgtctcagtgggacctggattttactattgagtgctgttcttaggcaactgttatcttgtgttagggaactgctatctggttaccttcccattgttctgttgttaggctgctggggggaggggtgatatcaccccaacttgcaaaatagcagtaaagagtgactgaagtttatcagagctcaagtcccATGACTGTGGCCCCTGGGAATATGTCtaaacccatgtcagatttctaaattaaatatattaaaaaaaaaatgttcttttgagaaatggatttcagttcagaattctactagagtagcactattaactgatgcattttgaaaacaatatttttcctatgacagtatctgTTTAAGAATCCTGTAAGGCATAATCAAGTTGGCTATAAGGGCTTGCTTAGTGCACCAGTATCCTATCAAGGCCAGAAAGCACATTAGTAACAGGAATGTAGCGCTATATATCCTATAGAGGAACTCCTTAATTAGAGAtgtatggggttatgtaattaaaggcactaagtttgcccaggggcagtaacctatagcaaccaatcagcaggtaacatttcctggtcacatgtttaaaagcaaacatcttattggttgctactggatactgctcctgggcaaacatagtgccttttattacatgtgggggataGGGCTCAATCTTATAATCTGATGGTCCTCTTTATTATTCAGAATGTAATGTTAATAATGTATTTCTCCTTGTGTTTGCCTTCAAACCAAAGTTGTCTTTATCTCTCCTGTACAGAATGCACCAGTCACCATGCAGGTTGGAGAGGGACAGCAGGTACAGATTGTACAGGCACAACCTCAGGGACAAAGTCAGCAAGGGCAGAGTGGGCAGACCATGCAAGTCATGCAGCAAATAATCACCAACACAGGAGAGATCCAGCAGATCCCGGTATGTGTCAGCCACTTTTAAGTGATCATATGGCAGCAAAGAACCTTGTAGAAGCTTGGCTGTTTTAGTTCAGCTGCATACAGATCCAAAGAAATGTATGTCAATCTGTTTGAGTCTTGTCACTTCATACCAAAAATCCATCTATGAATCTCATCCCATCCCATCAAAtcagtgtactgtatgttgtgatTCTATTATTATAGTGCCAGTTGCTGTGCTAGCACTTTACATGGTTAGCAAGCATGAAATATTGCAGTTATAATtgtgataaataaatacaaagaaaagttGAGATTTCTTTATACTTGTTTGAACCTTCTATTTACTGACTTTATCTTTATACCCACTTCATTAATTATTACACAGCAGGGCTGATTAATGTCTGATAAATTGCACTGAAGTTAGCCATAGCAATCAGATTGTCTGCACTGATTCAGTTTACCTCCTCTGTTACTAAATAGGTATTCTGTCCTTTTGTCGTaggattatggggaaaaaaacacttgtgtTTATTGCTAGATCTATTCAATATTCCTGCTGGAGCCAATTAAACAAATGTGCTGGTTTCTTTCTAGGTTCAGCTGAACACCGGGCAACTGCAGTATATTCGACTAGCCCAGCCAGTGTCTGGAACACAAGTTGTGCAGGGACAAATCCAGACCCTAGCAGCCAATGCACAGCAGGTACTACTCTTCTTCAACCAGCACTCTATGATGTTACAGATCATTGGTTTGTGTATGCAGAaaccttaaaagagaattcaacctgtaataaaaaaaaaaaccctaccctggacccattcctagcagatgtattagaggtcattcaaataactgaatcctgaagagaaacagatgctgaaagataGTGTTGGCTTGTAAATACTTTAAAGCACATTACTTCACCCCAGCAGTGCCATCTGCATATTACAGACCTTTTGACTGACTGCTgatcattaaagtttttttattttattttttatggagcCATTCCCTTGCCCACCTGCTTCTGACCACTGGTTCCTTCCTAATAATGAATTCTGCCTCTCTGGCCTGACTTAAATGAATTGCTGAATCTACAGTCTGGTGTGAGATTAAAATATATTGGGACTTTACTCAAAGATACTGGAACCTCTATATAATGCTGTATGCACAATGCTAGTGCCTCCTGACACTATGAAAGTCCATTTTGTGTAGCTAATTTAGCAGCCAGCGGGTACAGGTGTAATATCCCCTTTTCTATAACCAATAATTGTACTTCGTCAGATTTCTCCTAATTGAATTCTGTGTATTTTTATGCAGTGACTAGATTGCTTCTTTTTCCTTTCAGATTGCACAAGCCGATGTCCAGCAGGGACAGCAGCAGTTCAGCCAGTTTACTGATGGCCAGGTAAGACAAAAGTGATCTGTCTGCAGATAAATACACTATATATTGAGTTTTTGCCTGCCACTTCCACTTTAGCTATTAAAATGTCACAGTCAAACATCATAATGGCTaccttttaaataaatcataGATGTTTGTCCATTACAGGGTTTGACACAAATTAACTTGCATGTTTATTCATGTCACTCAATGCTGACTCCTCTGGGTCTGTTTCATTATAATAGGTTGTTGTCGATATCATATAAGAAGCCTTCTTTTACTTACCCAGCCTTAGTAGTGATTCATTTGAAGGACCAGCAACATCTGAACATTTAACTGCCCTGTATGCATTTACATGTTGTGCTCACTTAGTCTACAGCTCAAAATAGAAAGCATTTTTGtacttaaatggattctgtcgtgatttttatgatgtagttgtagcttttatttctaaatgacactgtttacactgcaaataattcactctaaaatataaaatttaatccctgacccagcaagtgtattttttattggtgtgtaggcagccatctcaggtcattttgcctggtcatgtgctttcagaaagagccagcactataggatggaactgctttctgacaggctgttttctctcctactcaatgtaactgaatgtgtcccagtgggacctggattttactattgagtgctgttcttagatctacaaggctgctgttatcttgtgtaagggagctgccaTCTCCTTACATTccatttgttctgttgttaggctgctgtggggggtgatattactccaccttgcagtacagaagtaaagcgtgactgaagtttatccgagcacaagtcacatacctgggggcacctgtgaaactggcaatatgtctagccccatgtccgatttcaaaattaaatataaaaaacatcagtttgctcttttgagaaacaaattccagtgcagaattctgctggagcatgtgttttgaaaaaaaacatgttttgccatgacagtatccctttaaaaataacagtaataataacccAATATCTTGTGAAGCCAGGAATTGATTAAATGACTCTTAACAGGAATAGGAACACCAAAACtgagtgtatcaaagtaattaaaatataagttactgttgatctgcactggtaaaactgcccccgtagctacacagcagcttatttatataaactatagaagtcttTGTGAAGCCAACCAGTGTAGAGcagcagtatattatatgttaattactttaaacatCTTTGGTGTTACTCATCCTTTAATATACCAATGTATTTTCCATGCTGATTGAAAGACTTTGTTCACCTTCatgatatagagtgatattctgaggaaaaaaaagttattttgcttttaattcagcagcactccagtttgtaatttgagcaatctggttgctagggtccaaattaccctagcaatcatgaattgatgtgaataagagactggaatatccaTACGAGAGagtctgattagaaagatgaataataaaacatagcaataaaagtaaatgtgtagccttatagagtatttgtttttagatgggttcagcgacccccgtttgaaagctggaaagagtccaaagaagactgcaaatgattttaaaaaaaatatataaaaagagggccaattgaaaagttgcttagaactggccactctagaacatactaaaagttaccttaaaggcgaacaacccctttaagtacacaacatacaaggcattttatcactgccaaagctcaaaaatattaaccacatcctttggtaattgtAAACCAAAGTCAAAGTTAAACCACATACAGTCAACCCAAAACAATTGGAAAAACAACttctatattaattgaacctggcatatagctgtagtaGCTGCTAAATACAATCCCAAATTAACTTGAAGTAGTGTTCTTTGAAACGGAATTGTTTCTTCCATATCCATATTAGAATATTATCAGTGCTTGTATGTAAAGGTATGGAGCCGTAGTCGGTACATATTTGGCGACTTCACATACCCAAAATTGTTTCAGAATCCTACTCCACAGCTCTGGTTACTattcctttagggtaagggcacacctggagatttggggaaatttagtcgcacggcgactaatcgcctcttctttggggtgactaatctcccaaactgcttccctcgtgaggaaacttcgggtgccTTCGGAAATGTTAGAAAGATGCTGGCTTAAATCAAAGGCTTTCCATCTTATTACTTACTGCACAGAGCGAATCCAGTCTCTCCGTATTCTTTCACATGCAAATCCACTGGCAGCACAAGCCCAGTCTCATAACTGGGTGACACCACCAAAATTCCTTATTGTTCTCTCCCCTCTGCCTGGGGCACACAAGAGTCGCGTTACAACCTTTTTtaggtaaggtcacactgggtgattcggggagatttatcgcctggcgactaatcgccacgtctttgcggctaccaatctccccgaacactttccctcactcttgcgctggctaaaatgaaaaatcgccagtgctAAGCACAcacggtgattcgttttccaaagttgcctcacgaggaaacttcgggcgacttcggaaaacaaattgccgcatgtgctttttcattttagccagcgcaagaatgagggaaggtgttcggggagatatgtcgccgcaaagacgaggcgatcagttgccaggcgactaaatctcccagaatcacCCAGTGTGACCTTGTGCGCATGCTTGTGTTCCAGTCTAGCCCGCCCACCAGCCAATACGAATTAATGGGTCTGGTCTTCATGAGGAGGCTCGAGTGCTTTGATTCTTATACAGAGCTACCGGTTGTGGGCTAACCACGTGAGAAGGGTGAGAGCAGGAGCGCTGCTAGCTGTATATTATGTGGAGCACTGTCAGGTGGATTACATTTGGTGGGAGGGAGTTTGGCGCATGTGCAATTATGGAAACTGCCTGAAGGCAGAAAGGCATCCTTTACTAAGATGGCTGCAACTTACACAagttacttttattattacaaaaaaggtAATTTGTAAAACTAAACTTAGCAATTAAGGAGGGTTATATGAGGACTACAGAAGGGGACAATAAGTAAGTTTtgactttcgttctcctttaaatcaatgaACACTTTCTGCCACTTTGATGTCACTGCTTGTCTTTATGTACTATACTAGAATATGACTGGAAGTCCTTTCTGGGAAATCCCTGAATTATTTTCTGACTTTTCGTTTGTAGCAGTTGTACCAGATTCAGCAAGTGACGATGCCAGCGGGGCACGACATGACACAACCACTGTTCATCCAGTCCAGCGGGCAGACATCAGATGGACAAAGCACTCAGGTCTCTGGGGACTGAGCAGGCAAATGTTGAGGAAGGAACTGGAGAAAGAACGCagacacacacatgtacacatatatacacgTATTCAGACGTGCTGACACTCGCCTGCCAACGGCTCtactggcactcaaagggttaaagggaaaaATGTTTGCAGTTCATGATTAGTGCCAGCCTTCAGGAAAGCGGGGACCTGAATTGGTTCTGTTGTGTATGTTGCCCTGTGAGGGGACCACTCTTCAGAGGGGGGTTGTTGTGAATAAGCTGATTACAAAACAGAAGCACAAGAAACGCCTGAGAGATCCCTACAGCGCATTTCCCATGATCACATCCCGTTCGCTCGAAAAAAACCCTTACAGTGCAGATTTCCATTCATTCAAAGGCACAGCACCCTTTTAAATGTGATGTTATTAAATGAGCCCATGTACCATATGTTTCAGTGCTAGGAGAGCCACAGGTAATTGgtaacgataaaaaaaaaatatcttgatcCCCTTTAAGAGAGCAACATTTCTTTTTGACATTTCCTTTTCcggaagaaacaaaaacaaagcatCGCCTGCCGCTCGTGTTCATCATCTGATAGAACCTTCCTCCCATATCAACCAGTGACAGCGCTGTGTAAACTGGAGCCCACTGTCAGCCACACAGCAATAAAGCTTTGGCATTACATTTGGActggatacatatatatatttaagaagtaATGTTTGGtgtgtaagggggggggggtgtcagtttttattattactaatttttttgtctttttaatgtaTTGCTGTAGTCTGCTTTGTGTACACATGATAATTCTGCACAGACAGCAATAAACTTTTTAGATACAGGCggtttttctttttacctttgcATTCCACTGGCTGCTCacaggaagaaaataaaatattctcaaACGTGACATTtaccctgggttttttttttactgcttgcaaaCAACGTCATGGACGCTATATGACATGGCTTCAGAACAAAAGGTTAAATGGTAACAGTAACAGTTGGAAATAAAAATGCCCTAAATACCCAAACATATTCACTATGGAGCACATTTACTACAATTAGTAGCAGGTTATTGACTTGTGTATGGTGCCTGTTAATCCAGACATACTCAATGCCCCTCCCCCCCTTACGATCTGATCATCCAAATCAGTGATTGAAAGATCCTGCATCTCTGGAGCTTCACAGAGAGATAAAGAGTTAAATGCGCAAGGTTATTGCGGGCTGGGGGAGGGATACATACAGGCACATGCAGTAAAACAGTATAGTCTTCGGGCTATTTCTTAAAGGTCTTGTCACCTTCTAAGTAAACTTTTCAAATGaggtagatcagtgctgtccaatttatatggtacagagggccagcatttttctaatctacatggtggagggccgataatggaagccacgccctgtttttagaccacacccactttaaaccacacccatgttaccacaagaccatgtccacatttattgtagtagcacacaaaaaaaaacagatggttggtgctcactgcagggacgagggccagaactaggggtaggcagctgtctaggacgccatcattgaagggtgcacttttaatggggggggtttcttttttttttttctcaagcgtttatttaataatttgtttcagtaatcacgGTCACTCTGTCCGGTGGATccgatttatttttggctgctgttgacacaggtaaagatttggggcaatatgatggctgctggagggctgtatgatggatggctgatgagcttgctggtacaggtatgggtggctgtatgatggatggctactggcacaggtatggggggctgtattatggatggctgctgagcttgcttgcacaggtacagggggcagtaatataaataaaaaaatgttgtacactttcttgctctctttatttaaaaaccatcatggtaaggagggaaatggtaatgcaggacagggggcactgattgaagctcttgcctagggtgccaaactaccttgtgcctgctcTGGCAAGGATGtaactcatatgtgaaaacagttgtcatataagacatacccataaatccatatgcctcctcctctcctgtgtataatacagtaccccagcatatgattaaacaccattGGGGCCACTAAACAATTTtcatctgttaaaggaaaactatacccccaaaatgaatacttaagcaacagatagtttatatcaaattgaatgacatattaaagaatcttaccaaactggaatatatatttacataaatattgcccttttacatctcttgccttgaaccaccatttcgtgactctatctgtgctgcctcagagatcccctgaccagaaatactacaactctaactgtaacaggaagaagtgaggaagcaaaaggcagaactctgtctgttaattggctcatgtgaccttacatgtggtttgtatgtgtgcacagtgaatcgtacgatctcaggggacggcccttattttttaaaatggcaattttctatttatgattacccaatggcacatactactaaaaaagtatattattatgataatggttcatttaaatgaagcagggttttacacatgagctgttttactcagtatcttttaatagagacctacaatgtttggggggtatagttttcctttaacaaatccccagaacaaacaccaggtttatgttccattgggataataggtcaggcagagtatggcaaagagcaggcaaaatatgacacacacagggagggaagacagaacagaacaggagacagggagacctatcattctaatatgtactacatacagtgacacagtgctggtgccccattagcattttgtataatgtgtgaacaggtgaacaatgtgggcagtttcagtctgggtctcgggtgtgaacagtacagggctttaggggagtgaacaatgcagggatTACAGTGtaaatttgattaaacaatgcagggaccagttaatctctgtagtgataccttttaaattttagaaatggtaaacagacacatcAGGCAcactttgatatggagggccacataagggggggtcACCAGTTAGACAGCCCTGATGTAGAGCATactattttgagacaatttccaatcgattattatttgtgggtttttttttattatttgtcttttgttcagcagttctcccactttggaatttcagcagctacctggttgctaggctccaaataaCCCCAGCAACTAGACagcaatatgaatagaagaggcctcaacataaataaaaagataaataaaaagtaccgtaataataaatctgaagccgcacaaagcaatagttttgtTGGCTGCTGTGACCActgacgcccatttaaaagcttgaaAGAATCAGCAGAgtaaggcaaatagttcaaaatctaaccaataaataattaagaccagttgaaaagtgaCTAAGAACTGAACATactaaaatgttatttgatgatGGTCTACCCCTTTAATGAACTATGAATATGTAAAACACCAGTCGGAAGTCCTGCTGGGCATATAACTATTCAGTACAACTTCTAGCCCACACATTCAAGCCTGTTTATTTTACTTGCTCGGCTTTGTTTCCAATTCTGTATCACTCACTACTGACACTTTTCTGATCTCTGTTCTTAAATGCAACATTAACCCTTATCTCACCTTCATTTCCTTCTGTGCCTATCTCTCATCCCACATCTGCCCCTTCCTCTATAGCTTTCCTTACTTGAGCATCTGAACCAGCATGTAATCCATGGACGAAGCAAAGTCTGGGTTGCAGTCGTATCACACCTTTTAGTTAAAATAAATGGGTAACATGAACGTCCTGCAGTATCATGCTAGCTAGCACACATGGTTGTGTCTCATATACCAGAGAGGTATACAAGATTTTGGTATGTGCACAGTAGATACTAGAGAGACATTAGAGCAAAGAGCTTTCCTGGTTACATTTAGGAGCCAGCTGTACACATACAAAGGCTCAGATGAAGCACAAGCATAGAATTTAGAAACCAAGAGGATTTGTGCGACGTGTATGTGAAGGAAAAAACTGTGCTAGGCTActttctcattaaagggatactgtcgtgggaaaaagtgtcttttccaaaacacatcagttaacagtgctgctccagcagaattcagccctgaaatccatttctcaaaagtgcaaactgatttttttatatttaattttgaaatcagcaggttcatagtccagtcttttattcaaatccatgcatggttgctagtgtaatttggacccccccctagcaaccagattgctgaaattgcaaactgggaaactgttgaataaaaagctaactcaaaaccacaaatacacCTTTAATCTCCCAGAATTTCATTATTTAAGACGGCAATAGTTTATGTGAATGGAGAGGCTAAATGGATCCTTTGAGGGTCATACAGTGAGTATTGAGAGGATCTGCTGCTCCTTCTCCTATCCTAATATGCACATATACACTACATTAGTACACCATGCACTAAATGAAACATGAAACTGATACATGTAAGGCCAGTTTTAGCCCTTTGTCTCTAAGAATGTAAACTAACCATACAAAAGCTGCTGAAAGCTTCCAACATGGCCCCTGCAGCAGCTTATCGTCCCATGTATGGGGCCACATGAAGGGcttgaccgatatctggccaaatatcCCGTTGGAAGAAGACTGCATCGATACATTAATAGGGGGCCAcactgcatgctaaggatcaaaagcaaactcactgaatagttatgtcccatgtgaccccccttcaagtctctgactaactcagagttagagagctgaaaagcaggaagtagtgttctgttatgttatattacacatccagtcactccagcctttgtacattacatttttggctaactaactatattagaaacatttcttattttgcatagcctatctatttacccagttttttgttacactgaactgttcctttaacttccaTCACAAGCACACAGGCTACCCAACCCCTCTCTCCAGTCCCCCCCTTGCATTGAATTTCCATCTTTAGTTCTGTTCTTTAAAACAATGTAGAGGAAAGGGGGGCTTCTCTATTCTAGGGATATATTGATGATTGCCTCTGGCTGTGGGAGAATGGTGTCTCTCTGTGCCTTTGCTGTACTTCAACGCAGGGGAAAGAATTAATGGTATGTGTATACATTCTGTCTTTTCTAGTAAAGCACAAAATCAGCCTTGTCACCTGAGATGTGAAGTCACTGGTCTGGATCATCTAGGTTGTGTTGCTAACGCACACATACATTTGTTTTACAACCTCATCGTCATTGTCTGCTCCTTCTCAGGTCTGTTATCAAGCATGTGTCCTTTCTGCTTACAAACAATGGCTAACAAGTAATTTTTTTGCTCTGCTTGAGTGTGCGAGTTGCCCTGTTTGGAACTGTTTATTTAACAGCTGCTCTCCCATTGCAAAATGCCCCATCTATATATCAGCTACAAGTACCATCTCTTGTCAAGTTTATGGATATGTCTGGGCTGGGGCACTATATTTGTTTGGGGAGTAAATAATTTGCAATGAGCACAATATGATAGAGAAGACAatttcataaataacattttctacaggttttagctgccaCTCTTTATACCCTCGGGGTCTGCTTCTCTTACCCCCTTCACTAACTGAGGACTGAGGAGTCCTAGTTCCCAAGGCATTAAAAGTCTGCCTAATGAATCTATTGACTTCTTCACGACATTATCCTTTTACATTAATCCAACCCCCTGAATGGCATAGACTGGATAATCTGCccactgcaagaaaaaaataaaaagttttgtttGAGGGCAAACTCCCTACTACCTACCTGGTTTACGGGGGCTCTAAGTGACCCTATCATTTGAATTCGGAAGTGTTTGTAACTGAAAGTGTATTGGTTCCATTGGCTGTATAAATAAATTCCCAAAGATAAGCAAGTTTTACACATGTATTTTATTTCCATGATGTTCCACCCAAATCTTATACAATTGAATTATATCTAGAAAATTCTCTGTTTATAAAAGCACAAAGGTCTTTAAATGCAAATTACTAACATAGTAAATtctcgtccatcaagttcaaccttttatgtctgtaGATActgaatatacatacatatatatatatatatatatatatatatatatatatatatatatataaaaaaatatatatatatatatatatatacatacatacagagagagagacataaaaggttgaacttgatggatatatatattaattcccaaaatcacagcactcacgataaTAAAATTcacgttgcctgggtgcacgccaCTAATAATGCATACGATCCTCCAATGAAGaagccgcactctcaggtcttatccaaaagtattaacattttattaagaAACTAACTAAGGCTGAGATGCAGCCGAAACTTTAGTTTCTTAATAAAAcgtttatctctctctctctctctctctctct
Proteins encoded in this region:
- the nfyc.L gene encoding nuclear transcription factor Y subunit gamma L homeolog isoform X1, with amino-acid sequence MSADGAFGSSSDAQQSLQSFWPRVMEEIRNLTVKDFRVQDLPLARIKKIMKLDEDVKMISAEAPVLFAKAAQIFITELTLRAWIHTEDNKRRTLQRNDIAMAITKFDQFDFLIDIVPRDELKPPKRQEEVRQTVNSTEPVQYYFTLAQQPTAVQVQGQTAAQQTTSSTTTLQPGQIIIAQPQQGQNAPVTMQVGEGQQVQIVQAQPQGQSQQGQSGQTMQVMQQIITNTGEIQQIPVQLNTGQLQYIRLAQPVSGTQVVQGQIQTLAANAQQIAQADVQQGQQQFSQFTDGQQLYQIQQVTMPAGHDMTQPLFIQSSGQTSDGQSTQVSGD